In Syntrophobacterales bacterium, the following are encoded in one genomic region:
- a CDS encoding phosphate ABC transporter substrate-binding protein has protein sequence MKRFIKQTVVATAFLMASAGVAFAGNIVIKGSTTVLPIAQATIEAFMKKNPGSNISLSGGGSGEGFKALVDKTADIANMSRAAKKQEIDLGKAKGVEIYPNVVAIDAIVPVVNHKNKVSNLSTDQLSQIYQGKIRNWKEVGGDDLEIVVVSRDSSSGTFEAWGEIVLKKARVFPRAQLQASSGAIVQAVSKNKYAIGYIGLGYIDKSVKALKVNGVEASTKTALSKEYPVARDLYMYTKGKPQRETAAYINFVLSPDGQKLVQKAGFVPLSAKK, from the coding sequence ATGAAAAGGTTCATAAAACAGACGGTAGTTGCAACAGCGTTTCTGATGGCGAGCGCCGGGGTGGCGTTTGCGGGGAATATCGTGATAAAGGGTTCCACAACGGTGCTCCCGATCGCTCAGGCGACCATTGAGGCATTCATGAAGAAGAACCCGGGCAGCAACATCTCCCTTTCCGGCGGTGGTTCAGGAGAAGGGTTCAAGGCGCTGGTGGATAAAACGGCGGATATCGCCAACATGTCCCGCGCAGCAAAAAAGCAGGAAATTGACCTGGGAAAGGCGAAAGGCGTAGAGATTTATCCGAACGTCGTTGCGATCGACGCTATTGTGCCGGTTGTCAATCACAAAAACAAGGTGAGCAATCTTAGCACTGATCAGCTCAGCCAAATCTATCAAGGCAAAATAAGGAACTGGAAAGAGGTCGGCGGCGATGATCTGGAGATTGTCGTTGTTTCCCGCGACAGCAGCTCCGGTACGTTTGAGGCATGGGGCGAGATCGTGCTGAAGAAGGCAAGGGTTTTTCCCCGCGCGCAGCTTCAGGCTTCGAGCGGCGCGATTGTCCAGGCCGTTTCCAAAAACAAATACGCGATCGGCTACATCGGCCTGGGCTATATAGACAAATCGGTGAAGGCGCTGAAAGTGAACGGAGTGGAGGCTTCCACTAAAACCGCCCTTTCCAAAGAGTATCCGGTAGCACGCGACCTTTACATGTACACAAAAGGAAAGCCCCAACGTGAAACGGCGGCGTACATCAATTTTGTTCTCAGCCCGGATGGCCAGAAGCTTGTACAAAAAGCTGGGTTTGTGCCTCTGTCGGCAAAGAAATAA
- a CDS encoding Crp/Fnr family transcriptional regulator, with protein MTNREMLLRQVPLFRSLRAEDTGRLAALLQRQTLSRGEFLCRKGEEGNALYMIIAGKIKIVRHSINGDEVILAVLSAGDFCGEMALLDGLPRSADAVAVEETYLYTLTRADFFSCVANNERAVRTILSTLSKRLRKADDFLEDIFFLNVSSRLVKKLLEIVGNNGFQEAEGGVIRLNITQTTIAGMIGASRESVNKELRNLREQGLIEIAEKKITILDFDKLRNKLL; from the coding sequence ATGACAAACCGGGAAATGTTATTGAGGCAAGTTCCGTTGTTTCGATCGCTGCGCGCCGAGGATACCGGGCGTCTGGCCGCGCTTCTCCAAAGGCAGACGCTCTCTCGGGGAGAGTTTCTCTGCCGCAAGGGTGAAGAGGGAAACGCCCTTTATATGATTATCGCCGGAAAAATAAAAATCGTGCGTCATTCGATAAATGGCGACGAGGTGATCCTTGCAGTTCTTTCCGCCGGTGATTTCTGCGGCGAGATGGCCCTGCTCGATGGCCTGCCGCGTTCAGCCGACGCCGTCGCCGTAGAGGAAACATATCTCTACACTCTGACCCGAGCCGATTTTTTTTCGTGTGTAGCAAATAACGAAAGGGCCGTAAGGACTATACTTTCCACACTGTCGAAGCGTCTGCGCAAGGCTGATGACTTTCTTGAAGACATCTTTTTCCTGAATGTTTCCTCCCGGCTTGTGAAGAAGCTATTGGAAATTGTCGGCAATAACGGCTTTCAGGAGGCAGAGGGCGGCGTTATTCGGCTGAACATCACTCAGACGACCATCGCGGGGATGATCGGAGCTTCCCGGGAGAGCGTCAACAAAGAGCTGCGCAACCTCCGCGAGCAGGGGTTGATCGAAATTGCCGAAAAAAAGATCACGATTCTCGACTTCGACAAATTACGGAATAAGTTATTGTAA